In Solobacterium moorei, a single genomic region encodes these proteins:
- a CDS encoding helix-turn-helix domain-containing protein, whose translation MLTKNSHMSYSDRQIIETGIENGSTRQAIATTLGKDKSTIGKEIKLHRFLAYKCNLPLECANYKRCKHERHCTLDCIDYVPFKCTRRDKSPGACNGCGNYRSCRYDKYRYSALDAQHDYQMTLTSSRQGVNATVNDIKQLGELLLPLIKKGQSIYSILQSHKEIKLSEKTIYNYIENGVFQDVGVSIGAIDLKRVVRRKMSKQKRNTYKPRKDNRYLTGRKYSDFLIYMEKNPNAKVVEMDTVYNDVSNGPFLQTFKFREYDLLICIYQTVKDSLHMLDGILLLEKILGKEMFEKEAEVILTDRGSEFVLAEEAEIREDGTRRTRMFYCDSMASWQKGSLENLHLLVREICPKGCDLHALGLTSQEKANLISIHINSYPKEKLHGRSSIQLLHFYNEEMAKKLYDFGITEIPPDEVILKPYLLK comes from the coding sequence ATGTTAACGAAGAATTCACACATGTCTTATTCAGATAGACAGATCATTGAAACTGGTATCGAAAATGGTTCTACCAGACAAGCTATCGCTACTACCCTTGGTAAAGACAAATCAACCATAGGAAAGGAAATCAAACTACATCGCTTCCTTGCATACAAATGTAATCTGCCTCTAGAGTGTGCTAACTACAAACGCTGTAAACATGAACGCCATTGTACTCTGGATTGTATCGATTATGTCCCTTTCAAATGTACTCGCAGGGACAAGTCACCAGGAGCTTGTAATGGATGTGGAAACTATCGCTCTTGTCGCTATGACAAATATCGATACTCTGCCCTCGATGCACAGCACGACTACCAGATGACACTTACATCTTCACGACAAGGTGTCAATGCGACAGTAAATGATATCAAGCAGCTCGGTGAACTCTTATTACCATTGATTAAGAAAGGTCAGTCCATCTACTCTATTCTTCAAAGCCACAAAGAGATCAAACTATCCGAAAAGACGATATATAACTATATCGAAAATGGTGTCTTCCAAGATGTGGGTGTATCGATCGGTGCCATCGATTTGAAACGTGTCGTAAGACGAAAGATGTCCAAACAAAAGCGCAATACATACAAGCCACGTAAAGACAATCGATACCTGACAGGAAGAAAGTACTCCGACTTCTTGATATACATGGAAAAGAATCCAAATGCCAAGGTCGTAGAGATGGATACGGTATACAACGACGTGTCCAACGGACCTTTCCTACAGACCTTCAAATTCAGAGAGTATGACCTGTTGATATGTATCTATCAAACCGTAAAGGACTCCTTACATATGTTGGATGGGATCCTATTATTGGAAAAGATATTAGGAAAAGAAATGTTCGAAAAAGAAGCCGAGGTCATATTAACCGACAGAGGAAGTGAATTCGTCCTAGCTGAAGAAGCGGAGATACGTGAAGATGGAACTCGCAGGACACGTATGTTCTACTGTGATTCGATGGCCTCTTGGCAGAAAGGTAGTCTAGAGAACCTACACCTATTGGTAAGAGAGATATGCCCAAAGGGATGTGATCTCCATGCATTGGGACTTACATCACAAGAAAAGGCAAATCTCATCAGTATCCATATTAATTCATATCCAAAAGAAAAGCTGCACGGAAGATCGTCCATACAGCTGCTCCATTTCTACAACGAAGAAATGGCCAAGAAACTCTATGATTTTGGAATTACCGAAATCCCACCAGACGAAGTAATTCTAAAACCATATCTTCTAAAGTAA
- a CDS encoding type II toxin-antitoxin system PemK/MazF family toxin translates to MQNNLGNKYSPTTIVACLSSKTATKANIPTHYHLPEIDGLRYRSMVLCEQIRVIDKNRLMCKLARLSKSDMYAINVRLRISLDMSRSKKGIKVTP, encoded by the coding sequence ATACAAAATAATCTTGGAAATAAATACAGTCCAACAACAATCGTTGCCTGTTTATCTTCCAAGACAGCTACAAAAGCAAACATACCTACGCATTACCACTTACCAGAGATTGATGGTTTACGCTATAGGTCTATGGTTTTATGTGAACAAATACGTGTTATAGACAAAAATCGTCTCATGTGTAAACTTGCTAGACTATCTAAGTCAGATATGTATGCAATCAATGTAAGACTACGCATCAGTCTGGATATGTCCAGAAGTAAAAAAGGCATAAAAGTCACTCCCTAG
- a CDS encoding tyrosine-type recombinase/integrase: MAGLPKGYGSVVKMKGKRIKPYMIRVPDGTYFNEETEKCYVQYKVIGYAKTKAEGISMLERYHEAPFDVDNEMTFADIFKKMFDETLEDKSHSTHIAYAAAFKAVPVLHNMKFKDIKVIHLQKAIDKSGKNYPTMKKIKVMYNVMYKYGMKYDICPRDLSSYVDIIQYHKRNPKKEDRNPFTIEQINTFWSLSEDMWYDVILILIYTGVRIGELLELKKEDIHLDEQWFQVTQSKTESRIRRVPIADSILPFFQKWYDYSKADTLLCTPDMEPFKYRNYYDSYWKPLIENLNLRYYTPHCTRHTCISLLTEARVDQTSIKKIVGHAGAMTLTERVYTHLDIGVLIAAVNQMYVPSEYRQVLKNRTEKTTTVLHHRIGENLLHVLLHVLLQLVANPPSARYKKSPKIWDFS, from the coding sequence ATGGCTGGATTACCTAAAGGTTACGGTAGTGTTGTCAAGATGAAAGGCAAACGTATTAAACCATATATGATCCGTGTGCCAGATGGAACGTATTTCAACGAAGAAACAGAAAAATGCTATGTACAATACAAGGTCATAGGCTACGCAAAGACAAAAGCAGAAGGCATCAGTATGCTTGAAAGATACCACGAAGCACCATTCGATGTGGATAACGAGATGACTTTTGCAGATATCTTTAAGAAAATGTTTGATGAAACTTTAGAAGACAAATCACATTCTACACATATTGCTTACGCAGCTGCCTTTAAAGCAGTACCTGTTCTTCATAATATGAAGTTCAAGGATATCAAAGTGATCCATCTTCAGAAAGCGATAGATAAATCCGGGAAAAACTATCCAACGATGAAGAAGATCAAGGTGATGTATAACGTCATGTATAAGTATGGAATGAAATATGATATCTGCCCAAGAGATTTATCATCTTACGTAGATATTATCCAGTACCACAAAAGAAATCCTAAAAAAGAAGATCGAAATCCATTTACGATTGAACAAATCAATACTTTCTGGTCTTTATCAGAGGATATGTGGTATGACGTAATTCTGATTCTTATCTATACCGGTGTACGTATCGGAGAACTCCTCGAGTTAAAAAAGGAAGACATTCATCTGGATGAACAATGGTTCCAGGTTACACAAAGCAAAACCGAGAGCAGAATTCGAAGAGTACCTATTGCAGACAGTATCCTGCCATTCTTTCAGAAATGGTACGACTACTCGAAAGCAGATACTCTTCTCTGCACTCCGGATATGGAACCGTTCAAGTACAGAAACTATTACGACAGTTACTGGAAACCGTTAATTGAAAATCTCAATCTGAGGTACTACACCCCACATTGCACAAGACACACATGTATTTCACTCCTGACAGAAGCAAGAGTCGATCAAACAAGTATCAAAAAGATTGTCGGTCATGCAGGAGCGATGACACTGACAGAAAGAGTTTATACACACCTGGATATTGGTGTACTGATTGCTGCAGTCAATCAGATGTATGTTCCTTCTGAATACAGACAGGTGCTAAAAAATAGAACGGAAAAGACTACCACAGTTCTCCACCACAGAATTGGTGAGAATTTGCTACATGTTTTGCTACATGTTTTGCTACAACTTGTAGCAAATCCCCCTTCAGCAAGGTACAAAAAAAGCCCCAAAATATGGGACTTTTCCTGA
- the rpsI gene encoding 30S ribosomal protein S9 has product MATKKKVTYVGTGRRKQSVARVFMTPGTGVVTVNGRTLEEYLPQATLRMVVNSPLVLTETKEQFDIKINVAGGGYTGQAGAMRHGIARALLEASADYRPALKKAGFLTRDSREKERKKYGLKGARRAPQFSKR; this is encoded by the coding sequence ATGGCAACTAAGAAGAAAGTAACTTATGTTGGAACAGGACGCCGTAAGCAGTCCGTTGCTCGTGTCTTCATGACTCCGGGTACAGGTGTTGTAACAGTTAATGGTCGTACTTTAGAAGAATATCTACCACAAGCAACATTACGTATGGTAGTAAACTCACCATTAGTACTTACAGAAACTAAGGAACAGTTCGATATTAAGATCAATGTAGCAGGTGGCGGATATACTGGCCAAGCTGGTGCAATGCGTCATGGTATTGCAAGAGCTCTTCTCGAAGCTTCTGCTGATTACAGACCAGCACTAAAGAAGGCTGGTTTCCTAACACGTGATTCCCGTGAGAAGGAAAGAAAGAAGTACGGTTTGAAGGGCGCACGTCGCGCTCCACAGTTCTCCAAGCGTTAA
- the rplM gene encoding 50S ribosomal protein L13 has product MRQTTMLKPSEVVRQWYIVDGTDCTLGRLATQVATLLRGKHKPAYTPHVDCGDYVIVINADKIKISGDQDAKKFYYSHSMYPGGLRTRSTKVMRENYTVEWVEKAIKGMLPHNKLGDVQRKHVFVYTGAEHPHAAQKPVELKVK; this is encoded by the coding sequence ATGCGTCAGACAACTATGTTAAAGCCAAGTGAAGTTGTTCGTCAGTGGTATATCGTTGATGGAACAGACTGCACATTAGGACGTCTAGCTACTCAGGTAGCAACATTATTAAGAGGCAAGCACAAGCCTGCCTACACACCACACGTTGACTGTGGAGATTATGTAATCGTAATCAATGCAGACAAGATTAAGATCAGTGGTGACCAGGATGCAAAGAAGTTCTACTATAGTCATTCTATGTATCCAGGAGGACTTCGTACAAGGAGTACAAAGGTTATGCGTGAAAACTACACTGTTGAATGGGTTGAAAAAGCTATCAAGGGTATGTTACCACATAACAAATTGGGTGATGTACAACGTAAGCATGTATTTGTTTACACGGGTGCCGAACACCCACATGCAGCTCAGAAGCCTGTTGAGCTGAAGGTAAAGTAA
- a CDS encoding IS30 family transposase: MTSTYKQLSFDERLIIQNLLSDPNITLKMIALTLNRSPKAIRYEITHHLRIVVRANTHNKCGRQNQCNRTRLCTHCLQGRCKFCKHDNCNDLCSDFISSPICKHTSRFPYVCNNCPDAKTCKLPKVFYMADVAQKQRDDNVSSWKEGPKKSEAQMKMIVDAFEKGVKQNLSPDIIIHNNQLDISVSTAYRYIHFRHMGAIINVDLKRQVKYKTRSSSKHVVIPINYDWLEGRRYEDYLERIENEDVSINIWQMDTILGKQGDEEKCVLSLLHTRSNLQLYFLLKEKSMLAVQRAFEIIKDVLGPELFSMTFPIILTDNGSEFHDPLSLETDAYTGEKLISIYYCKAGRSDQKGKCEKNHEHFRECVPKGKSMNALTQKDINYVSDMVNNYPRRSLNYNSPIDIAALSLNKKVLSLNKLTHLNIKQVKLTPIIH, encoded by the coding sequence ATGACTAGCACATACAAACAGCTTTCTTTTGACGAACGACTCATTATTCAAAATCTGTTGTCTGATCCTAACATCACGCTCAAGATGATTGCCCTTACTCTTAACAGGAGTCCCAAGGCCATTCGCTATGAGATAACACACCATCTTAGAATTGTCGTCCGTGCCAATACTCATAATAAGTGTGGTAGACAAAATCAATGTAATCGCACAAGGTTATGTACTCACTGTCTACAAGGTCGTTGTAAGTTCTGTAAACATGATAACTGCAATGATCTATGTTCCGATTTCATCTCTTCACCAATATGCAAACATACATCTCGTTTCCCCTATGTCTGCAACAATTGCCCAGATGCCAAAACCTGCAAGTTGCCAAAGGTATTCTATATGGCCGATGTTGCCCAAAAACAGAGGGATGACAATGTCAGTAGTTGGAAGGAAGGACCAAAGAAATCAGAAGCACAAATGAAGATGATTGTCGATGCCTTTGAGAAAGGCGTCAAACAGAACCTTTCACCAGACATCATCATACACAACAATCAGTTGGACATATCAGTATCTACCGCATATCGTTATATTCATTTTCGTCATATGGGCGCCATCATCAATGTAGACCTCAAGCGTCAGGTCAAATATAAAACACGCTCTTCCAGCAAACATGTCGTGATACCAATCAACTATGATTGGCTTGAAGGCAGAAGATATGAAGACTATCTCGAACGTATCGAGAATGAAGATGTTTCCATCAATATATGGCAAATGGATACAATACTCGGCAAGCAAGGCGATGAAGAGAAATGTGTCCTTTCACTCCTGCATACAAGATCGAATCTACAGTTATATTTTCTGTTAAAGGAAAAAAGCATGTTGGCTGTCCAGCGTGCATTCGAAATCATCAAGGATGTACTGGGACCTGAACTATTTTCTATGACCTTTCCAATCATTCTTACTGACAATGGCTCTGAGTTCCACGATCCTCTAAGTCTAGAGACCGATGCATATACAGGAGAAAAACTAATATCCATCTACTACTGCAAGGCCGGAAGAAGTGATCAGAAAGGTAAATGTGAGAAGAACCATGAACACTTTAGAGAATGTGTTCCAAAGGGAAAGAGTATGAATGCATTGACCCAGAAGGACATCAACTATGTGTCTGACATGGTAAACAATTATCCTCGTAGATCCTTAAACTACAATTCACCTATCGATATCGCCGCTCTATCACTAAACAAAAAGGTGTTAAGTCTTAACAAGTTGACTCACCTCAACATCAAACAAGTTAAGCTTACACCTATCATCCACTAG
- a CDS encoding ISNCY family transposase — MKKIILTPMEENKYNIIKELVDHSGNKRRAALKLNCSIRTINRLITRYKSEGKSSFSHGNRGRLPSNTFSLETKNKIIELYLNEYLDANITHFSEIVQMDLGISISDTTIRNWLSEHDVLSPKAHRKTKKQLKERLTKRLDQTTSTKARNAINEQIESIEDDTPHSRRSRSKYMGEMIQMDASSYEWIPGEIWHLHLAVDDATGTAVGAHFDIQETLRGYYNVFHQILVDYGIPALFYTDKRTVFEYRKKTKAFDDEDTFTQFSYACHNLGVEIKTTSIAQAKGRIERLNQTFQSRLPVELRRARITCMADANKFLKSYLKEFNARFALHLNSTNSVFEVQPDIETINQTLAIISSRIVDQGNCIKFKNKYWMAYDKEHNRIPLRPKMEVLVIESFDQKIFVNAMDTLYILEEVQVFEENSGEFDNIIETPEKKKVYIPPISHPWRKYSYQLFTKKQNYYSSANVR; from the coding sequence ATGAAAAAGATTATATTAACCCCTATGGAAGAAAACAAATACAACATTATTAAAGAACTGGTTGATCATTCTGGCAATAAACGCCGTGCGGCATTAAAACTAAATTGTTCTATTCGTACTATCAACCGCCTGATTACACGTTATAAGTCTGAAGGCAAATCCTCATTTTCACATGGTAATCGTGGACGATTACCATCAAACACATTCTCACTGGAAACGAAAAACAAAATCATTGAACTCTATCTTAACGAGTATCTTGATGCCAACATCACTCATTTCAGTGAAATCGTCCAGATGGACCTCGGCATCTCCATCAGTGACACCACTATTAGAAACTGGTTATCAGAACACGATGTCTTGTCCCCAAAGGCCCATCGAAAAACCAAGAAACAATTAAAGGAACGTTTGACAAAACGATTAGACCAAACAACATCTACAAAGGCCAGAAACGCAATCAATGAACAAATCGAATCAATTGAAGATGATACGCCTCATTCACGAAGATCTAGATCCAAATATATGGGAGAGATGATTCAAATGGACGCTTCAAGCTACGAATGGATTCCTGGCGAGATATGGCATCTACACCTAGCTGTAGATGATGCGACCGGTACTGCTGTTGGAGCCCACTTTGATATACAGGAGACCCTACGTGGCTATTACAACGTTTTCCATCAGATACTAGTCGACTATGGCATACCCGCTCTATTCTATACGGATAAACGAACCGTATTTGAATACAGAAAGAAAACCAAGGCCTTCGACGACGAGGATACCTTCACACAGTTCTCCTACGCCTGCCATAACCTTGGTGTCGAAATCAAAACAACGAGCATCGCACAAGCCAAAGGACGCATCGAACGTCTCAACCAGACTTTCCAATCACGTTTGCCAGTTGAACTTAGACGTGCTCGTATTACTTGTATGGCGGACGCGAATAAGTTCCTAAAATCCTACCTAAAGGAATTCAATGCAAGGTTCGCCCTACACTTGAATAGTACCAATTCTGTATTTGAAGTACAACCAGATATAGAAACAATCAATCAAACATTGGCAATCATTTCATCGAGAATAGTCGATCAAGGCAACTGTATCAAGTTCAAAAACAAGTATTGGATGGCCTATGACAAGGAACACAATAGAATTCCACTAAGACCTAAGATGGAGGTATTGGTTATTGAATCATTTGATCAAAAGATCTTTGTCAATGCGATGGATACACTATACATCTTAGAAGAAGTACAAGTGTTTGAAGAAAATTCGGGTGAGTTCGATAATATCATTGAAACTCCTGAGAAAAAGAAAGTATATATTCCGCCGATATCTCACCCTTGGAGGAAGTATTCATATCAATTATTTACAAAAAAGCAGAACTATTATAGCTCCGCTAATGTTCGTTAA
- a CDS encoding IS30 family transposase, producing the protein MVASGYKHLSLEERKSIEVLLNHSDITLKQIALSINHSSKCVREGIRAHRVVRVHSNKTNKCGRQDSCKKHRLCTYCISGDCKSCKHKDCNELCDDFVSYPVCERIERFPYVCSGCPDIHKCHLPKYFYIARIAQDKYTQDKLEWRSGPRKSEAEMKSIVEAFQNNIPKKQSIDTIIHTNDLNISASTAYRYIREHQIPGISNIDLKRQVRYTQRSSSRHHPISIDYDFLEGRKYEDFLAALETAGPDVNVWEMDTIIGKKGSDEKCVLSLLHRRSNLQLYFLLRHKNMFEVTYLFDTIKSFLGIDLFKDTFTIILTDNGTEFHDPLSLETDPETGEKLISIYFARPRRSDDKGKCEKNHEHFREKIPKGCSMNSLTKYDINFVSNQVNNYVRRKLNYQSPYSIAKLVLNEKVLELNRLHPISPKAVDLTPILH; encoded by the coding sequence ATGGTTGCCAGCGGTTATAAACATCTATCTTTAGAAGAACGTAAATCTATAGAAGTTCTATTGAATCATTCCGACATCACCCTCAAACAGATAGCACTCTCTATCAATCATTCATCGAAATGCGTACGTGAAGGAATCAGAGCACACAGGGTCGTACGTGTCCACTCGAATAAGACGAACAAATGTGGACGGCAAGATTCTTGTAAGAAACATCGCTTATGCACATATTGCATAAGCGGTGATTGTAAGTCTTGTAAGCACAAGGACTGCAACGAGCTATGTGATGACTTCGTCTCATATCCCGTTTGCGAGAGAATAGAGCGATTCCCTTATGTCTGTTCAGGTTGTCCTGACATACATAAATGTCATCTTCCCAAGTACTTCTACATCGCACGAATAGCACAGGATAAATATACGCAAGACAAATTAGAATGGAGGTCCGGACCTCGCAAGAGCGAAGCAGAAATGAAATCTATCGTGGAGGCATTTCAAAATAATATTCCTAAAAAGCAATCCATCGATACGATTATCCATACTAACGACCTGAATATATCCGCCTCTACTGCATATAGATACATTCGTGAGCACCAGATTCCCGGGATTTCAAACATCGACCTAAAACGTCAGGTACGCTACACGCAACGCAGTTCTTCAAGGCATCATCCTATATCGATTGACTACGATTTCCTCGAAGGACGCAAATACGAGGACTTCCTAGCAGCCCTAGAAACAGCAGGACCGGATGTAAACGTATGGGAAATGGATACGATCATCGGGAAGAAAGGGAGCGATGAGAAGTGTGTACTGAGCCTGTTACACAGACGTTCCAATCTTCAATTATATTTTCTCTTACGACACAAGAATATGTTTGAGGTAACGTATCTATTTGATACTATCAAAAGTTTCTTAGGCATCGACTTATTCAAAGATACGTTCACTATCATACTCACCGATAATGGCACTGAGTTCCATGATCCACTATCGCTTGAGACAGACCCTGAAACGGGAGAAAAACTCATCAGTATCTATTTCGCAAGGCCTAGACGTTCTGATGACAAAGGCAAATGTGAAAAGAACCATGAGCACTTCAGAGAGAAGATTCCAAAAGGATGCAGTATGAACAGCCTTACAAAATACGACATCAATTTCGTATCAAATCAGGTAAATAATTATGTACGCAGGAAGTTAAATTACCAATCACCCTACAGCATTGCCAAACTAGTACTAAACGAAAAGGTATTAGAACTAAACCGCCTTCATCCCATTTCACCCAAGGCAGTTGATCTAACACCTATCCTCCATTAG
- a CDS encoding IS30 family transposase encodes MLTKNSHMSYSDRQIIETGIENGSTKQAITPTCSRIMKAPWVCNGCPRFSACKKRKYRYIPAQAHSAYESTLHLSREKIRTGEKGLRFLDNLVTPLIHDQRQTVAHVFSTHGEQMGISRSTFYRYVNDNKLTTRNIDLPKRVRYPLSKKNIKRGDNTMIDNQSCRVGRDYTAFQEFIAQHPKANIAEMDSVIGKKGVGEKVLLTLLLRKSKFMFAFLRNRNTQASVTEVFDYIQRKIGFARFATMFRVVLTDNGPEFKDPISLEHGTRNVQRCRIFYCDSRASQQKGRIEKNHEYIRKYLPQGTSFNDLTQEKVNLMMSHINSVKRDSLDGRSPFECLTRAELKTIKKLGLTPIDPDEVNLSLDLIQ; translated from the coding sequence ATGTTAACGAAGAATTCGCATATGTCTTATTCAGATAGACAGATCATCGAAACTGGTATCGAAAATGGTTCTACCAAACAAGCTATCACTCCTACCTGCAGCCGTATCATGAAGGCCCCTTGGGTATGCAATGGCTGTCCTCGTTTCTCTGCATGCAAAAAGAGAAAGTATCGCTACATCCCTGCACAGGCACATAGTGCTTATGAATCTACTCTTCATCTGTCTAGAGAGAAGATCCGTACTGGGGAAAAAGGTCTTAGATTTCTCGATAATCTCGTCACACCTTTGATTCATGACCAAAGGCAAACTGTCGCTCACGTATTCTCCACTCATGGTGAACAGATGGGAATATCCCGTTCTACTTTTTACCGCTATGTCAATGACAATAAACTCACCACCCGCAATATAGATCTTCCCAAGCGAGTTCGCTATCCGCTCTCCAAAAAGAATATCAAACGTGGCGATAACACAATGATAGACAATCAATCGTGCCGTGTGGGACGCGATTATACTGCCTTTCAGGAATTCATTGCCCAACATCCGAAAGCTAATATCGCTGAGATGGATTCCGTCATCGGTAAGAAAGGTGTCGGCGAAAAGGTACTTCTAACCCTACTATTACGTAAGAGTAAATTTATGTTTGCCTTCCTAAGGAATAGAAATACACAAGCTTCTGTAACAGAAGTATTCGACTACATCCAAAGGAAAATCGGCTTTGCAAGGTTCGCTACTATGTTCCGTGTAGTGCTTACGGACAACGGTCCTGAATTCAAGGACCCCATTTCCTTGGAACATGGTACACGCAACGTACAGCGCTGTCGTATATTTTATTGTGATTCCCGTGCTTCCCAACAAAAGGGGCGTATTGAAAAGAATCATGAATATATTCGAAAATATCTGCCCCAAGGAACTTCCTTTAACGACCTTACACAAGAAAAGGTAAATCTAATGATGAGCCATATCAATTCCGTCAAGCGTGACTCATTGGATGGTCGTTCACCATTTGAATGTCTCACTAGAGCAGAACTCAAAACAATAAAAAAGCTTGGATTAACACCAATCGATCCAGATGAAGTCAATCTAAGCCTAGACCTAATTCAATAG
- the truA gene encoding tRNA pseudouridine(38-40) synthase TruA has protein sequence MMRYKCVVSYVGRNYSGWQSQRKGDSIQEILEAVIERITQEKVNVIGSGRTDAGVNAKVQVFMFDTKREMPARKWMGAINAFLPNDIHIMSVEEEDDCFHARYNVRFKQYNYRINNGPYNVFTKDTAFQCPIHLDVEKMKEGIPYLVGTHDFTSLNSSSLEEYPDQVRTVRSITLTEEEGVITLAFVGKGFLRYMVRMMASVLIEIGKRKYEPSHIQEILEAKRKSFPHKNSPAEGLTLEYVDYFKTLALHETGMVREFLVGDNISCTSQELPALEQAIKENASHQFYAMTTRHSQELLGYYEINQGEASIHILEEERGIPLANILLPQLEERLRKQANFKPILIYTKSGRIVSNSVEESK, from the coding sequence ATGATGCGCTATAAATGTGTCGTATCTTACGTCGGCAGAAACTACTCTGGTTGGCAATCACAGCGTAAGGGTGATTCTATTCAGGAAATCCTAGAGGCAGTGATTGAGCGTATTACACAAGAAAAGGTCAATGTGATTGGATCTGGTAGAACGGATGCAGGAGTAAATGCAAAAGTACAGGTATTCATGTTTGATACAAAACGTGAGATGCCAGCACGTAAGTGGATGGGCGCAATTAATGCTTTCCTTCCAAATGATATTCATATCATGTCGGTAGAAGAAGAGGATGATTGTTTCCACGCAAGATATAATGTACGCTTTAAGCAGTATAACTATCGCATCAATAATGGACCATACAACGTATTTACAAAGGATACAGCCTTCCAATGTCCAATTCATCTAGATGTAGAAAAGATGAAGGAAGGTATACCTTACCTTGTAGGAACACATGATTTTACATCCTTAAATTCCAGTTCACTAGAAGAATATCCGGATCAAGTAAGAACAGTTCGCTCCATTACATTAACGGAAGAGGAGGGTGTCATTACATTAGCCTTTGTAGGAAAGGGTTTCTTACGTTATATGGTTCGCATGATGGCTTCTGTGCTAATTGAAATTGGGAAGCGTAAGTATGAACCATCACATATCCAAGAGATTCTAGAGGCAAAGCGTAAAAGCTTCCCGCATAAAAATAGTCCAGCAGAAGGACTGACATTGGAGTATGTTGATTACTTTAAAACATTAGCACTACATGAAACAGGAATGGTTCGAGAGTTTTTAGTGGGAGATAATATCTCTTGTACAAGCCAAGAACTACCTGCTTTAGAACAAGCTATCAAAGAAAATGCTAGTCATCAGTTCTATGCAATGACAACAAGACACAGCCAAGAATTATTGGGATATTATGAAATTAATCAAGGGGAAGCTAGCATTCATATTCTTGAAGAAGAACGTGGAATCCCACTAGCAAATATTCTACTTCCACAACTTGAAGAACGCTTACGCAAGCAAGCAAACTTTAAGCCAATTCTCATTTATACAAAAAGTGGAAGAATTGTATCAAATTCAGTCGAAGAATCGAAATAA
- a CDS encoding energy-coupling factor transporter transmembrane component T family protein gives MGNFTLGRYLPLDSPIHKMDPRAKIIAMLVMLIAVFIPAGWIGYGVIFIVAASTILISKLSFGFIWKSMKPMLMMLFFLLIINAFVMKTGEPLLTLGSFVIYSGAVFQTLYIAIRLMLMIMITTCLTATTKPLDMTLGIEDLLMPLKKFHVPAHEIAMLISIALRFIPDLIEETQRIMKAQQSRGVDMKEGKLMERVMAILSLIVPLFVSALQRAEDLANAMEARGYAPGEKRTRYKVLKMGRRDYFLLLGAFTTLIVMIGLAILL, from the coding sequence ATGGGTAATTTTACACTTGGACGTTATCTGCCGTTAGATTCACCAATCCATAAGATGGATCCACGCGCGAAGATCATTGCGATGTTGGTGATGTTAATTGCGGTGTTTATTCCAGCGGGCTGGATTGGTTATGGAGTTATCTTTATCGTGGCTGCTAGCACAATCTTAATTTCAAAGCTGAGCTTTGGCTTTATTTGGAAATCGATGAAGCCAATGTTAATGATGTTATTCTTCTTGCTAATCATCAATGCATTTGTGATGAAGACAGGAGAACCATTATTAACGCTTGGTAGCTTTGTCATCTATAGTGGAGCAGTATTTCAAACACTCTATATTGCGATTCGACTGATGTTGATGATTATGATTACAACCTGTCTGACTGCCACAACCAAACCTTTAGATATGACATTAGGGATTGAAGATTTGTTAATGCCTTTGAAGAAATTCCATGTGCCTGCACATGAAATTGCGATGCTAATTAGTATTGCACTACGTTTTATTCCAGACCTAATTGAGGAAACACAACGTATTATGAAGGCACAACAATCACGTGGTGTCGATATGAAGGAAGGAAAACTCATGGAGAGAGTCATGGCGATCCTTTCTCTGATTGTTCCACTATTTGTATCTGCTTTACAGCGTGCAGAAGATCTTGCGAATGCCATGGAGGCTAGAGGCTATGCGCCAGGAGAAAAGCGTACACGTTATAAAGTCTTAAAGATGGGAAGGCGTGATTACTTCTTATTACTTGGTGCCTTTACAACTCTAATTGTGATGATTGGATTGGCGATTTTATTATGA